Proteins from a genomic interval of Desulfofustis limnaeus:
- a CDS encoding MotE family protein has product MRPSYRLLRTLTLAAGLTAGFWLTAPLSAVAQDTAEQAYSSVEERRLQARIAEERAAILEEKKALELREIELKTLEEAVDKKLAEIDQKLVELQRQQKSLEAALVGKDAAEQAKILELSKIYDRMTPDKAALALSGLEEKLAADILANMKVKAAAKVLDNLNKQKAVELSETFSTIQLE; this is encoded by the coding sequence ATGCGCCCCTCGTACCGTTTGCTTCGCACCCTGACCCTGGCCGCCGGCCTGACCGCCGGTTTCTGGTTGACGGCCCCCCTGTCGGCCGTGGCCCAGGACACGGCGGAACAAGCCTATTCCTCGGTTGAAGAGCGGCGCCTGCAGGCGCGCATTGCCGAAGAGCGGGCGGCCATCCTCGAGGAGAAAAAGGCGCTCGAATTGCGAGAAATTGAACTAAAGACCCTGGAAGAAGCGGTCGATAAGAAACTTGCCGAGATCGACCAGAAGCTCGTGGAGTTGCAACGGCAGCAGAAGAGTCTGGAGGCGGCCCTGGTCGGCAAGGATGCTGCCGAACAGGCCAAGATCCTCGAACTGAGCAAGATCTACGACCGCATGACCCCGGACAAGGCCGCGTTGGCGCTGTCCGGTCTGGAAGAGAAATTGGCAGCCGATATCCTGGCCAACATGAAGGTCAAAGCGGCGGCCAAGGTACTGGACAACCTGAACAAGCAGAAAGCGGTTGAACTGAGCGAAACCTTTTCGACCATACAACTCGAGTAA
- a CDS encoding FliI/YscN family ATPase: protein MLLDLEAIKHIDTIKVWGKVTRIVGLVVEGYCPHAAVGSLCEILPLGGGPPVLAEIVGFHDLRALLMPLGDLRGLGPGSLIRRVKDSATVQVGNNLLGRVIDAMEQPHDGLPRPSLTEERPLYAEPPGPMLRKTISDVLDLGIRAINGMITCGTGQRMGIMAGSGIGKSVLLGMMARYAKADINVIALIGERGREVREFIERDLGKEGLSRSVLVVVTSDQSPLLRMRGAFVATAIAEYFCQQGKNVLLMMDSVTRFAMAMREIGLAVGEPPTTKGYTPSVFAMLPKLLERAGKFQGQGSITGLYTVLVDGDDMTEPVADSVRSILDGHIVLSRDLAARNHYPAIDVLNSTSRVMRDITSPRHLELAGRARTIMATHQEAEDLINIGAYVKGSNPNIDFAISKIEAINKFLRQNFDETASFKKTIEELGSILSERKDEDRAPKQNRRVSDKTR, encoded by the coding sequence ATGCTCCTTGATCTGGAAGCCATCAAACATATCGACACCATCAAAGTCTGGGGAAAGGTGACCCGGATCGTCGGGCTGGTGGTGGAAGGCTATTGCCCCCACGCCGCAGTCGGCTCCTTGTGCGAGATCCTGCCCCTGGGCGGGGGGCCGCCGGTTCTCGCCGAGATCGTCGGTTTCCACGATCTGCGGGCCCTGCTCATGCCGCTTGGCGACCTGCGCGGCCTCGGCCCCGGCAGCCTGATTCGACGCGTCAAGGACAGCGCCACGGTACAGGTGGGCAACAACCTGCTCGGCCGGGTCATCGACGCCATGGAGCAGCCGCACGACGGCCTGCCCCGTCCGTCGCTGACCGAGGAGCGCCCCCTCTACGCCGAGCCGCCCGGTCCCATGCTGCGCAAGACCATCAGCGACGTGCTAGACCTCGGGATCCGCGCCATCAACGGTATGATCACCTGCGGCACCGGCCAGCGCATGGGCATCATGGCCGGCTCCGGGATCGGCAAGAGCGTTCTGCTCGGCATGATGGCCCGCTACGCCAAGGCCGACATCAACGTCATCGCTCTGATCGGCGAACGGGGCCGCGAGGTCCGAGAATTCATCGAGCGTGATCTGGGCAAGGAGGGGTTGTCCCGCTCGGTGTTGGTGGTGGTCACCTCCGATCAGTCGCCGCTGCTGCGCATGCGCGGCGCCTTCGTGGCCACCGCCATCGCCGAGTATTTCTGCCAGCAGGGCAAAAACGTCCTGCTGATGATGGATTCCGTCACCCGCTTCGCCATGGCCATGCGCGAGATCGGGCTGGCCGTCGGCGAGCCGCCCACCACCAAGGGCTACACCCCCAGCGTCTTCGCCATGCTGCCGAAACTGCTGGAACGGGCCGGCAAGTTTCAGGGACAGGGCTCCATCACCGGCCTCTACACCGTCCTGGTGGATGGCGACGACATGACCGAGCCGGTGGCCGATTCGGTCCGCTCCATCCTCGACGGCCATATCGTCCTGTCCCGCGACCTGGCGGCGCGCAACCACTACCCGGCCATCGACGTGCTCAACAGCACCAGCCGGGTCATGCGCGATATCACCTCGCCGCGCCACCTCGAGCTCGCCGGCCGGGCCCGCACCATCATGGCCACCCATCAGGAGGCGGAAGACCTGATCAATATCGGCGCCTACGTCAAGGGGTCCAACCCCAACATCGATTTCGCCATCAGCAAGATCGAGGCGATCAACAAGTTCCTCAGACAGAATTTTGACGAGACCGCCTCCTTCAAGAAAACCATCGAGGAACTGGGGTCGATCCTCAGCGAACGCAAGGACGAAGATCGGGCCCCCAAACAGAACCGGCGCGTATCCGACAAAACCCGGTAG
- a CDS encoding flagellar hook protein FlgE, with amino-acid sequence MGISSALYSGVSGLKTNSHAMSVIGNNLAHTNTVAFKGARTVFSDLLSSSVAGSGGQSQIGRGVNLSKVDNLFTQGTFESTESGLDVAIEGEGFFMLKEPGNETTYYSRAGAFRFDENGYLVNPEGFRVQGQQFNVATGQLTPGDPSEIRVTNTGLIEANATTLVTMNTNLDASSVEPVGAFNYLDPTTYNYSSSTQVFDSLGNTHLVTVYFRKTGVDNTWNWYYSTEDANGTVIENFATPGTLTFDAQGNKTAPLGPIALGAIDWLNGSENSNIELDFNTTQYNSASVVISQDQNGFGAGDLTSIDINEEGIVVASYSNGEQINIAQLTLAKFQNPGGLQLAGSNMYLANASTGAPRIGLPGPELGKIFTNSLEQSNVDMGTEFVRLITTQRGFQANSKIITTVDELLNELINLKR; translated from the coding sequence ATGGGTATTTCCAGTGCGTTATACAGCGGGGTCAGCGGCCTGAAGACCAACAGCCACGCCATGAGCGTCATCGGCAACAATCTCGCACATACCAACACCGTGGCCTTCAAGGGCGCCCGAACCGTGTTTTCCGACCTGCTCTCCTCATCGGTGGCCGGTTCCGGCGGCCAATCCCAGATCGGTCGCGGCGTCAATCTTTCCAAGGTGGACAACCTCTTCACCCAAGGGACCTTCGAGTCCACCGAATCAGGGCTCGACGTGGCCATTGAGGGTGAGGGATTCTTCATGCTCAAGGAACCGGGCAACGAGACCACCTACTACTCCCGGGCCGGCGCCTTCCGCTTCGATGAAAACGGCTATCTGGTCAACCCCGAAGGGTTCCGGGTACAGGGCCAACAATTCAACGTCGCCACCGGCCAGCTGACCCCCGGTGATCCATCGGAGATCCGAGTCACCAACACCGGGCTGATCGAGGCCAACGCCACGACACTGGTCACCATGAACACCAATCTGGATGCCAGTTCGGTGGAACCTGTTGGAGCCTTCAACTATCTCGACCCGACCACCTACAACTATTCTTCATCGACTCAAGTCTTTGACTCGCTGGGCAACACTCACCTGGTAACGGTCTATTTTCGCAAAACTGGTGTAGATAACACGTGGAACTGGTACTATTCCACCGAAGATGCAAACGGTACCGTAATCGAAAACTTTGCCACGCCAGGAACGTTGACCTTTGATGCACAAGGCAATAAAACCGCTCCCCTTGGTCCAATTGCTTTGGGAGCGATCGATTGGCTAAATGGTTCCGAAAATAGCAACATAGAGCTGGACTTTAACACCACCCAATACAACAGCGCCTCGGTGGTTATCTCCCAGGACCAGAACGGCTTCGGCGCCGGTGATCTGACCTCCATCGATATCAACGAGGAGGGGATCGTCGTCGCCTCTTACTCCAACGGCGAACAGATCAACATCGCCCAGCTGACCCTGGCCAAATTCCAGAATCCCGGCGGGCTGCAACTGGCCGGCAGCAACATGTATCTGGCCAACGCCTCCACCGGGGCGCCGCGGATCGGTCTGCCCGGGCCGGAGCTGGGCAAGATCTTCACCAACTCCCTGGAGCAGTCCAACGTCGACATGGGCACCGAGTTCGTGCGCTTGATCACCACCCAGCGCGGTTTCCAGGCCAACTCCAAGATCATCACCACGGTGGACGAACTGCTTAACGAATTGATCAACCTCAAGCGTTGA
- the fliP gene encoding flagellar type III secretion system pore protein FliP (The bacterial flagellar biogenesis protein FliP forms a type III secretion system (T3SS)-type pore required for flagellar assembly.) gives MTISGRFLVRLLPVLLLLIPELCQAVSLPTITFGVEEADSPQQVSGALQVLFLLTILSIAPAIILMTTCFTRIVIVLGFVRQAMGTQNMPPTQVLVGLALFLTLFVMSPVISTINREALQPYLDETITQEQAFTAALAPMRRFMFSQVDESELMLLAEITLEDEPLNETDIPTMTLIPAFMLSELKKAFQMGFMIYLPFLVIDMIVASILMSMGMMMLPPVIISMPFKLLLFVLVDGWSLVVGSLLKSFT, from the coding sequence ATGACCATCTCCGGCCGCTTCCTTGTCCGGTTGCTCCCGGTCCTGCTGCTCCTTATCCCCGAGCTGTGCCAGGCGGTGAGCCTGCCGACCATCACCTTCGGCGTCGAGGAGGCCGACTCGCCGCAACAGGTCTCCGGGGCGCTGCAGGTCCTCTTCCTGCTGACCATCCTGAGCATCGCCCCGGCCATCATCCTGATGACCACCTGCTTCACCCGCATCGTCATCGTGCTCGGCTTCGTCCGCCAGGCCATGGGGACGCAGAACATGCCGCCGACCCAGGTGCTGGTCGGCCTGGCCCTGTTTCTGACGCTGTTCGTCATGTCCCCGGTCATCTCCACCATCAATCGCGAGGCCCTGCAACCCTATCTCGATGAGACCATCACCCAGGAACAGGCCTTCACCGCCGCCCTGGCCCCGATGCGCCGTTTCATGTTCAGCCAGGTGGACGAGTCGGAACTGATGCTTTTGGCCGAAATCACGCTGGAAGATGAGCCGCTCAACGAAACCGACATCCCGACCATGACCCTGATCCCGGCCTTCATGCTCTCCGAGCTGAAAAAGGCGTTCCAGATGGGGTTCATGATCTATCTGCCGTTTCTGGTCATCGACATGATCGTTGCCTCGATCCTCATGTCCATGGGCATGATGATGCTGCCCCCGGTCATCATCTCCATGCCCTTCAAGCTCCTGCTGTTCGTGCTGGTGGACGGCTGGAGCCTGGTGGTGGGATCGCTGCTGAAGAGCTTCACCTGA
- a CDS encoding flagellar motor protein MotB: MSEEQANQQEVRKKRKKSSDPGVPAWMVTYSDLVTLLLTFFVLLLSMANLDPVRFTKASGSLKEAFGIHARPVQVEFAIPILPSTPKTKFTPVQIELTRKVHERIKAQIVELELGADVDAVQKDGETIILRVNNTVLFKPGDHRLNPPSYPILRHLADIIRPLPMDLRIEGHTDDLPIASDRFADNWELSMARAVSVARFFEQGDLLSLDRMATIGYGPDRPLLPNLNEENRSVNRRVDFVLRVRNISGTAPAESDSESVPL; this comes from the coding sequence ATGTCCGAGGAACAGGCGAACCAGCAGGAAGTCAGAAAAAAAAGGAAGAAGTCATCGGACCCGGGCGTGCCGGCATGGATGGTCACCTATTCCGACCTGGTCACCCTGCTGCTCACCTTCTTCGTGCTCCTGCTCTCCATGGCCAACCTTGACCCGGTCCGCTTCACCAAGGCCTCCGGATCGTTGAAGGAGGCCTTCGGCATCCACGCCCGGCCGGTTCAGGTGGAGTTCGCCATCCCCATTCTGCCCTCGACGCCGAAGACCAAGTTCACCCCGGTGCAGATCGAGTTGACCCGCAAGGTCCATGAGCGCATCAAGGCGCAGATTGTCGAGCTGGAGTTGGGCGCGGATGTGGACGCGGTGCAGAAGGACGGCGAGACCATCATCCTCCGGGTCAACAACACGGTGCTGTTCAAGCCCGGTGACCATCGCCTCAACCCGCCCTCCTATCCGATCCTGCGTCACTTGGCCGACATCATCAGACCGCTGCCCATGGATCTACGCATCGAGGGGCACACCGACGACCTCCCCATCGCCTCGGACCGTTTCGCCGACAACTGGGAGCTATCGATGGCCCGCGCCGTATCGGTGGCCCGCTTTTTCGAGCAGGGCGACCTGCTGTCCCTGGACCGGATGGCCACCATCGGTTACGGTCCCGATCGCCCGCTCCTGCCCAACCTCAATGAAGAAAACCGTTCCGTCAATCGCCGTGTCGACTTTGTTTTGCGGGTAAGAAACATTTCAGGCACGGCTCCTGCAGAATCCGACTCAGAGTCCGTACCCCTGTAA
- a CDS encoding flagellar basal body-associated FliL family protein translates to MAEKADKAKDASVLKGKINKKLLIIGMIAALVLLIGGIGAYLLLSKSSKEEEPQDPGQSVPVPVVNPQAGIGPTVDIAEFVVNIISDQESHYVKAAMTIELTNELAKNEMNQRMPQVRDAILLLVSNKTFEELRDLQGKKQLKAELLSKINALMQSGQAKSIYFTEFVVQ, encoded by the coding sequence ATGGCCGAGAAAGCAGACAAGGCGAAAGATGCCTCCGTCCTCAAGGGCAAGATCAACAAGAAACTGCTGATCATCGGCATGATCGCAGCCCTGGTCCTCCTCATCGGCGGGATCGGCGCCTACCTCCTGCTCTCCAAAAGTTCAAAGGAGGAGGAGCCGCAGGACCCCGGCCAGAGCGTCCCGGTGCCGGTGGTCAATCCACAGGCCGGCATTGGGCCGACGGTGGATATTGCCGAATTCGTGGTCAACATCATCAGCGATCAGGAAAGCCATTACGTCAAGGCGGCGATGACCATCGAACTGACCAACGAGCTGGCCAAGAACGAGATGAACCAGCGTATGCCGCAGGTCCGCGACGCCATCCTGCTGCTGGTGAGCAACAAGACCTTCGAGGAACTGCGCGACCTGCAGGGCAAGAAACAGCTCAAGGCCGAACTGCTCAGCAAGATCAACGCGCTGATGCAGAGCGGCCAGGCAAAATCGATCTATTTCACCGAATTCGTGGTTCAATAA
- the fliJ gene encoding flagellar export protein FliJ: protein MKPFSLATVLNHRKRLLDIARGRFAEAQAAYAQARERLERCRAERADLIERLAALQRAGIDIDTHIRFSNRIDLLLTEAQRLQHDLQKKHELVLRERTHLLQKSKEHRVLEKLKERQDSDWRHYLDKKEAKMLDEIALLSRNR, encoded by the coding sequence ATGAAACCATTTTCCCTGGCCACCGTCCTCAACCATCGTAAACGGCTCCTGGACATCGCCCGAGGCCGTTTCGCCGAGGCCCAGGCCGCTTATGCCCAGGCCAGGGAGCGGCTCGAACGCTGCCGGGCGGAGCGGGCCGACCTCATCGAACGGCTGGCGGCTCTGCAACGAGCCGGAATCGATATCGACACCCATATCCGGTTCAGCAACCGCATCGACCTACTCCTGACCGAGGCGCAACGACTGCAGCACGACCTGCAGAAAAAGCACGAGCTGGTGCTGCGCGAGCGAACCCATCTCCTGCAGAAGAGCAAGGAACACCGGGTTCTGGAAAAACTGAAGGAGCGCCAGGATAGCGACTGGCGTCACTATCTCGACAAGAAGGAAGCAAAGATGCTCGACGAGATCGCCCTTCTTTCCCGCAACCGATAA
- a CDS encoding flagellar motor switch protein FliM has protein sequence MEPILSKQEIAELLAAIKSGRMPLDLEDDDRHRQPVLACEPVDLFTIAAQRDSQIRIPNFDIILDSFGQNYAVSLSNQLQRTFSIVRVGMESSSFQDYLLSKTKPGAMGVLNLPPLKNGALIVYDQSLAFTLVEIMLGAAAEAELLQPDRQLTKIELTVLRASMEKSCSDLERAFRPITTLTGKLLKIENNPRLVSITEPDSEVVVGSFNISVNETTASLELVFPVAALDPYRDEFRDLLNVNTPKHEGWTESITEALQEMALTVVARSGVVDLSIGRVRDFRAGDFIPVEYDLNSPLTILVEDKPKFFAIPGSHNGKKAVSITGVRH, from the coding sequence GTGGAACCGATCCTCTCCAAACAGGAAATAGCCGAACTGCTGGCGGCCATCAAGAGCGGCCGCATGCCGCTCGATCTCGAGGATGACGACCGCCATCGCCAGCCCGTTCTGGCCTGCGAACCGGTCGACCTGTTCACCATCGCCGCCCAGCGCGACAGCCAGATCAGGATCCCCAATTTCGACATCATCCTCGATTCGTTCGGCCAGAATTACGCCGTCTCCCTGTCCAATCAGCTGCAGCGGACCTTTTCCATCGTCCGGGTCGGCATGGAATCCAGCTCCTTCCAGGACTATCTCCTGTCCAAGACCAAACCGGGGGCCATGGGTGTCCTCAATCTGCCGCCGCTCAAGAACGGCGCCTTGATCGTCTACGATCAGAGTCTTGCCTTCACCCTGGTTGAGATCATGCTCGGGGCGGCAGCCGAGGCCGAGCTGCTGCAACCGGATCGGCAGCTCACCAAGATCGAGCTGACCGTCCTCAGGGCGTCCATGGAAAAATCCTGCTCGGATCTGGAACGGGCCTTTCGCCCGATCACCACGCTGACCGGCAAGCTGCTGAAGATAGAAAACAACCCGCGGCTGGTATCGATAACCGAGCCGGATTCCGAGGTGGTGGTCGGCTCTTTCAACATCTCGGTCAACGAAACCACCGCCTCGCTGGAACTGGTCTTCCCGGTGGCGGCGCTGGATCCGTATCGCGACGAGTTCAGAGATCTGCTCAACGTCAATACCCCGAAACACGAGGGCTGGACCGAGAGTATCACCGAGGCGCTCCAGGAGATGGCGCTGACCGTCGTGGCCCGTTCCGGGGTTGTCGATCTGTCCATCGGCCGGGTCCGTGATTTTCGCGCAGGCGACTTCATCCCGGTGGAATACGACCTCAACTCGCCCTTGACCATCCTGGTGGAGGATAAGCCGAAGTTTTTCGCCATACCCGGCAGCCACAACGGCAAGAAGGCGGTGAGCATTACCGGCGTCCGCCACTGA
- a CDS encoding flagellar hook-length control protein FliK → MDIIAIAPASPSNGSSAPTSTSGAASQDGAFSLLFNEAVAATSKLPRSGQPKDGGHATATTAAPDSPAPVADQQDLEALQAFLADLSPEQLFSLAASPDVGPNLRALLLSTLAGRTGQQPAFFLNTMTFAAGQAAGPLADGLGNPIMGNTVIDPSLLSFTVEPGSVALAPRGNGQSAAEMLAHLQRLISQNNDRVQITASFQPTHRGETPGYLSGPLVVQAGEATAAATAQPAGTVEPALRPIAETAPAPLRQESVGNDGSPRVSVVPQPGSEQSSESGGRQQASQQQNSAAAPASLTLSQPLSDQSATALFTAQFQEASQAVDGARGTTPNTLVNTYSHIQENDVLQQIVQRFTLQNQLHNSRLSLKLHPAELGELKIDVTVKDDALKAHIYAQTRQAQEILDKHLPRLKAILEEHGMRVDDLLVTFSADTLDPQSGQTGSRFSEQMAEFTSPRREQGDNLFHHSFEEQQRDGSETEPSGVNLTV, encoded by the coding sequence ATGGATATTATCGCGATCGCGCCAGCTTCCCCGTCAAACGGTTCTTCAGCGCCGACCTCCACCTCCGGTGCGGCAAGCCAGGACGGGGCCTTCAGCCTGTTGTTCAACGAAGCGGTCGCCGCCACCAGCAAACTACCCCGTTCCGGGCAGCCCAAGGACGGGGGGCACGCCACCGCCACAACCGCAGCCCCCGACAGCCCGGCCCCGGTCGCCGATCAGCAGGATCTGGAAGCACTCCAGGCCTTTCTCGCCGACCTGAGTCCTGAGCAGTTATTCTCCCTGGCGGCATCACCGGACGTCGGTCCGAACCTGCGCGCCCTGCTGCTGAGCACCCTTGCCGGCAGAACCGGGCAGCAGCCGGCCTTTTTTCTCAACACCATGACCTTTGCCGCCGGTCAAGCAGCCGGACCGCTCGCCGATGGGTTGGGCAACCCGATCATGGGCAATACCGTTATCGATCCCAGCCTGTTGAGTTTCACCGTGGAACCGGGCAGTGTTGCCCTTGCCCCCCGGGGCAACGGCCAGAGTGCGGCCGAGATGCTGGCGCATCTGCAGCGGCTGATCAGTCAGAACAACGACCGGGTTCAGATCACCGCTTCCTTCCAGCCGACCCACCGGGGCGAAACGCCGGGTTACCTGAGCGGCCCCCTGGTTGTCCAGGCTGGTGAAGCCACGGCGGCGGCCACCGCTCAGCCCGCCGGTACCGTCGAACCAGCGTTGCGGCCGATCGCCGAAACCGCGCCGGCCCCGCTGCGCCAAGAATCGGTCGGGAACGATGGCTCCCCCCGGGTCTCCGTTGTGCCGCAACCGGGGAGCGAACAGAGCTCGGAGAGCGGCGGCCGCCAGCAGGCCAGCCAGCAGCAGAACAGTGCTGCCGCACCGGCCTCGCTCACCCTCTCCCAGCCGCTGAGCGACCAATCCGCCACCGCTCTGTTCACCGCCCAATTCCAGGAAGCGAGCCAGGCGGTTGACGGCGCCAGGGGCACCACCCCGAATACCCTGGTCAACACCTACAGCCATATCCAGGAAAACGACGTCCTCCAACAGATCGTCCAGCGCTTCACCCTGCAGAACCAGTTGCACAACAGCCGGCTGAGTCTGAAACTGCACCCGGCCGAACTGGGGGAGTTGAAGATCGATGTCACGGTCAAGGACGACGCCTTGAAAGCACATATCTATGCCCAGACGAGGCAGGCCCAGGAGATCCTCGACAAGCACCTGCCCCGCCTGAAGGCCATTCTCGAAGAGCACGGCATGCGGGTTGACGATCTGCTCGTCACCTTTTCCGCGGACACGCTTGACCCCCAATCGGGCCAGACCGGCAGCCGCTTCTCCGAGCAGATGGCTGAGTTCACTTCCCCGCGAAGAGAACAAGGAGACAACCTGTTCCACCACTCGTTCGAAGAACAGCAGAGAGACGGCAGCGAGACGGAACCATCAGGGGTCAATCTGACCGTGTAG
- the fliN gene encoding flagellar motor switch protein FliN produces the protein MPEKAPETGSARPAPEELKELLDDDSPSSHAARGGQRDAGEIDSRGLDFLYDVPLQVSVEVGRSKILLRDLLKMGEGYVIELDKQAGDPLDLYVNSRLIARGEAVMVGDKFGIRLTDVVSTKARIERLG, from the coding sequence ATGCCTGAAAAAGCACCTGAGACGGGCAGCGCCCGACCGGCACCCGAAGAGCTGAAGGAACTGCTGGACGACGATTCGCCAAGCAGCCATGCTGCTCGCGGCGGCCAACGGGACGCGGGGGAGATTGACAGCCGCGGCCTCGATTTTCTCTACGACGTGCCGCTGCAGGTCTCGGTCGAGGTGGGCCGCAGCAAGATCCTGCTGCGCGACCTGCTGAAGATGGGAGAAGGTTACGTCATCGAACTGGACAAACAAGCCGGCGACCCGCTCGACCTCTATGTCAATTCCCGGCTCATCGCCCGTGGTGAAGCGGTCATGGTCGGCGACAAGTTCGGTATCCGGCTGACCGATGTGGTCAGCACCAAGGCGCGCATCGAAAGACTCGGTTGA
- a CDS encoding FliO/MopB family protein, whose product MNQLLAKTLLLLPALVLGAAPAAAAAADGSTLINDSLRLTWGLLIVLAVMFVIYLLAKKRLALLQGGGKGAIKIIETRHLMPKKTLFLVQVRGQEFLLGSGSDRIELIARLDGRPEQQSFDELLDSAGAEQSS is encoded by the coding sequence ATGAACCAGCTCCTGGCAAAAACGCTCCTGCTTCTGCCGGCACTCGTGCTCGGCGCCGCTCCCGCTGCGGCTGCTGCAGCCGACGGCTCGACCCTGATCAACGACTCCCTGCGTCTCACCTGGGGCCTGTTGATCGTCCTGGCGGTGATGTTCGTCATCTACCTGCTCGCCAAAAAACGGCTGGCCCTGCTGCAGGGCGGCGGCAAAGGAGCTATCAAGATCATCGAGACCCGTCACCTGATGCCGAAAAAAACCCTCTTTCTCGTCCAGGTGCGCGGCCAGGAATTTCTGCTGGGTAGCGGCAGCGACCGCATCGAGTTGATCGCCCGCCTCGACGGCCGGCCGGAACAGCAGAGCTTCGACGAGCTGCTCGACAGCGCCGGCGCCGAACAGTCATCATGA
- a CDS encoding flagellar hook assembly protein FlgD, giving the protein MSYIDVINQAATAQTQADKKKDSTRDIMGKEDFLTLLVAQLKNQDPMNPDEPTEFTAQLAQFSSLEQLFNLNDSMAGVTQAVSNSQKLSALGLIGKEVTYFDGTFAYAGGPMQLGYSLDGAATSVNLQIRRDGATVATLSGTELTRGNHFLTWDGLDDQGLPAAAGDYTIVIEAAAASGSIAAAPLVRSEVTGVDLEAGTGGLLFTRAGQVSVSEIKGVYEPVTGQEGQQQQAAEEPVAEETVTDTVADVVEDIISTDG; this is encoded by the coding sequence ATGAGCTATATCGACGTCATCAACCAGGCGGCAACCGCCCAGACCCAGGCCGATAAAAAGAAAGACTCCACCCGTGACATCATGGGCAAGGAGGACTTTCTCACGCTGCTGGTGGCCCAGTTGAAGAATCAGGACCCGATGAACCCTGACGAACCGACCGAGTTCACCGCGCAGTTGGCACAATTCAGCTCTCTGGAGCAATTGTTCAACCTCAACGACAGCATGGCCGGCGTCACCCAGGCGGTGAGCAACTCGCAAAAGCTCTCGGCGCTGGGGCTGATCGGCAAAGAGGTCACCTATTTTGACGGCACCTTCGCCTACGCCGGCGGCCCGATGCAGCTCGGCTATTCACTTGATGGCGCCGCCACGTCGGTCAATCTGCAGATCCGTCGCGATGGGGCGACCGTGGCCACCCTGAGCGGCACCGAACTGACCAGAGGCAATCACTTTCTCACCTGGGACGGCCTGGACGACCAGGGGCTTCCCGCCGCGGCCGGTGACTACACCATCGTCATCGAGGCGGCCGCCGCCTCCGGCTCTATCGCCGCCGCCCCGCTGGTTCGCTCCGAGGTGACCGGCGTCGATCTCGAGGCCGGCACCGGCGGGCTGCTCTTCACCAGGGCCGGCCAGGTCTCGGTCAGCGAGATCAAGGGCGTCTACGAACCGGTGACCGGTCAGGAAGGGCAGCAGCAGCAAGCAGCTGAGGAACCGGTAGCCGAGGAGACCGTGACCGATACGGTCGCCGATGTCGTCGAGGATATTATTTCCACGGACGGATAA
- a CDS encoding motility protein A: MDLSTIIGMGAAFGLMMMAILQGGPLSMFINIPSILIVVGGTAGVAFVQYPFKDLFDAVNVAKKTVLVKEASINNMIVQLMGFANKARKEGILALQSEMEKIEDEFLVKAMQMAVDGQEPDTLRGMLNTEIEYIQQRHEKGANIFVSLGTISPAMGMVGTLIGLVQMLQTMDDPSKIGPAMAVALLTTFYGAIMANVMFLPMAGKLRLRSESEMLIKTLIIEGMQSILSGENPRVMEQKLHSFIAPKMRESTFNR; this comes from the coding sequence TTGGATCTCTCGACCATAATCGGCATGGGAGCCGCATTCGGCCTGATGATGATGGCCATTCTGCAGGGCGGTCCCTTGTCCATGTTCATCAATATCCCGTCCATTCTCATCGTCGTCGGCGGCACCGCCGGCGTCGCCTTCGTCCAGTACCCGTTCAAGGACCTCTTCGATGCCGTCAACGTGGCGAAGAAAACGGTGCTGGTCAAGGAGGCCTCGATCAACAACATGATCGTGCAACTGATGGGTTTTGCCAACAAGGCGCGCAAGGAAGGCATCCTGGCCCTGCAGAGCGAGATGGAAAAGATCGAGGACGAATTTCTGGTCAAGGCCATGCAGATGGCGGTGGACGGCCAGGAACCGGATACCCTGCGCGGCATGCTCAACACCGAGATCGAATATATTCAGCAGCGTCACGAAAAGGGGGCCAACATCTTCGTGTCGCTGGGCACCATCTCCCCGGCCATGGGCATGGTGGGGACCCTGATCGGCCTGGTGCAAATGCTGCAGACCATGGACGACCCGTCGAAGATCGGCCCGGCCATGGCCGTCGCCCTGCTCACCACCTTCTACGGGGCGATCATGGCCAACGTGATGTTTCTGCCGATGGCCGGCAAACTGCGGCTCCGCTCCGAGTCGGAGATGCTGATCAAGACCTTGATCATCGAGGGCATGCAATCCATCCTGTCCGGCGAAAATCCACGCGTCATGGAGCAGAAACTGCACTCCTTCATCGCCCCGAAGATGCGCGAATCCACCTTCAACCGCTAA